ACACTGAACTCCCGCCAAGCTGGCACCATGAGCGCCAAAGCGGTTTCCGGCTTCTCCTGCAGCTGTTCCAGGCGAAGGGGAGGGTGGGTGCGCCGGATGGTGAGACTCCGGTAGAGTTCGCGTACCCAGAAGTAGGCGTCCACGAAGAAGTCGTCACAGCTGCTGACCAGAATGGCCAGATTGGTGAAGGCGGCGAGCCAGGCCAGCAGGGTCAGCCACATGGGAGCTTCTCCTTGAGGATGCGGGCGATGGCGGCTCCGGAGTGTCCCTCCCCGTAGGGGAACCTGGGTCTGGACATGGCGGCGTAGGCGTCCTGGTCGTTCCAGAGGGTCTCGGCAAGGGCACGGAAGCGTTCTGCGTCCGTGCCGATCAGCGTGACACCCCCGGCTTCCACGGCCTCCGGACGTTCAGTGACCTCCCGGAAGACCAGGACAGGCCGACCCAGGGCGGGTGCCTCCTCTTGGAGTCCGCCGCTGTCTGTGAAGACGAGAAAGGCCTGTCTGAGGAGGTTCACCAGGACCGGGTAAGCCAGGGGGGCGCAGAGGTGGATATTGGGGGCTCCGTCCAGGGTTCGCTTGGCCTCGTCCCGGACCTGGGGGTTGGGGTGGACCGGGTAGACCAGGCGGGCCTCGGGATGGGCTGCTGCGAAGTCGCGGATGGACGCGAGGGCCTGGCGGAGCGGTGCCCCGAAGTTCTCCCGCCGGTGGAGGGTCACCAGGATGAGCCGTTCCCCGGGGGCCAGGGGGCGGAGACCTTCCGGCCAGGGGAGCTCCGGTCTTGAAGCTGTTTCCAGGAGTGAATCGATCACGGTATTACCGACGACATGGATGGCGTCCGGCGCGCATCCCTCCCTCAGGAGCGCCGTCCGGGCTGTCGCTGTGGGGGCGAAGTGCCAACAGGTCGTCACGGCGGTCAGGCGGCGCAGGGCCTCTTCGGGAAAGGGGGCCCGGAGATCCCCGCTGCGAAGGCCAGCTTCGACGTGTCCGAAGGGGATGTGGCGGTAGAAGGCAGCCAGCGAGGCGCAGAACACCGTGGCGGTGTCTCCTTGGGCAAGGACTGCGTCCGGGGCCGCCTCGGCGAGGATACGGTCCAGGGCCGGGATCAGCCGTCCCGTGAGGTCGGCCAGGGTCTGGTCGGTGCGCATGGCATCTAGGTCCCACGTGGACCGGAGTCCGAAGGTGTGCATCATCTGATCGAGCATGTCCCGGTGCTGGGCGGTCACCAAAACTGGAGCCTGGAATCCCCTGGCTTCCAACGCCCGGACCACTGGGGCCATCTTGATGACCTCGGGTCGGGTGCCCATGACGCAAAGAATCCTCTGGGCCATGTTGGTCCTTGACTTGGGAAAGGTTAAATGGAATTTATGAATGGCTTAAATAGTAATGCTGTAGAAATCGATCCCCACAAGA
The sequence above is drawn from the uncultured Holophaga sp. genome and encodes:
- the wecB gene encoding UDP-N-acetylglucosamine 2-epimerase (non-hydrolyzing); translated protein: MAQRILCVMGTRPEVIKMAPVVRALEARGFQAPVLVTAQHRDMLDQMMHTFGLRSTWDLDAMRTDQTLADLTGRLIPALDRILAEAAPDAVLAQGDTATVFCASLAAFYRHIPFGHVEAGLRSGDLRAPFPEEALRRLTAVTTCWHFAPTATARTALLREGCAPDAIHVVGNTVIDSLLETASRPELPWPEGLRPLAPGERLILVTLHRRENFGAPLRQALASIRDFAAAHPEARLVYPVHPNPQVRDEAKRTLDGAPNIHLCAPLAYPVLVNLLRQAFLVFTDSGGLQEEAPALGRPVLVFREVTERPEAVEAGGVTLIGTDAERFRALAETLWNDQDAYAAMSRPRFPYGEGHSGAAIARILKEKLPCG